Proteins encoded within one genomic window of Couchioplanes caeruleus:
- a CDS encoding diacylglycerol/lipid kinase family protein, which yields MVDSGARSASALPAASRPAQRWLARFAFLAAAAATVLVLAVAGLRGGIALLVVAVAGMATALAGVWWFLTHRGLLRWLAAAVVILAPLAVAVLYARARLVWVVVVFALLWSAALAAGRQALSASAARPREHDTPPPRRPYLIMNPRSGGGKVGRFGLVQRARALGAEVVLLDGAGTDVAGLARQAVHDGADLLGVAGGDGTQALVAGIAAEHGLPFMVVSAGTRNHFALDLGLDREDPASCLDALTDGVELRVDLGMVGSRTFVNNASFGAYAAVVQSPAYRDDKTRTTLDLLPGLLTGQRGPGLRLSAGDTVVAGPQAVLVSNNPYATGDIAGLGHRLRLDGGVLGVLAVRVRGAFDAAGLVRGRRRSGSLTVVTADEAVIDADAPSVSVGIDGEAVTMPTPVRCTIRPGVLRVRVPRRRPGAGSPRPELDWVRLRRLALPAGRA from the coding sequence CTCGCGGCCCGCGCAGCGGTGGCTGGCGCGCTTCGCCTTCCTCGCCGCCGCCGCAGCGACGGTCCTCGTGCTCGCCGTGGCGGGTCTGCGCGGCGGGATCGCCCTGCTGGTCGTCGCGGTGGCGGGCATGGCGACCGCCCTCGCCGGGGTGTGGTGGTTCCTCACCCATCGGGGACTGCTGCGCTGGCTGGCCGCCGCGGTCGTGATCCTCGCGCCGCTGGCCGTCGCCGTGCTGTACGCACGCGCCCGGCTGGTCTGGGTCGTCGTGGTGTTCGCGCTGCTCTGGTCGGCGGCCCTGGCCGCGGGACGGCAGGCCCTGTCGGCATCCGCGGCCCGGCCCCGCGAACACGACACGCCACCGCCGCGGCGCCCGTACCTGATCATGAATCCCCGCTCCGGCGGCGGCAAGGTCGGCCGCTTCGGCCTGGTGCAGCGGGCCAGGGCGCTCGGCGCCGAGGTCGTGCTGCTCGACGGCGCCGGCACGGACGTGGCCGGGCTGGCCCGGCAGGCGGTCCACGACGGGGCCGACCTGCTGGGTGTCGCCGGCGGCGACGGCACCCAGGCCTTGGTGGCCGGCATCGCCGCGGAGCACGGGCTGCCCTTCATGGTCGTCTCGGCGGGCACCCGCAACCACTTCGCCCTCGACCTGGGCCTCGACCGGGAGGACCCCGCCAGTTGCCTCGACGCCCTCACCGACGGCGTCGAGCTGCGCGTGGACCTGGGCATGGTGGGATCGCGGACGTTCGTCAACAACGCGTCGTTCGGCGCGTACGCGGCCGTCGTGCAGAGCCCCGCCTACCGCGACGACAAGACCCGGACGACCCTCGACCTGCTGCCCGGCCTGCTCACCGGTCAGCGGGGGCCCGGGCTGCGGCTGTCGGCGGGCGACACGGTCGTGGCGGGTCCGCAGGCCGTCCTGGTCAGCAACAACCCCTACGCCACCGGCGACATCGCCGGCCTCGGTCACCGGCTCCGGCTCGACGGCGGTGTGCTCGGGGTCCTGGCCGTCAGGGTACGCGGCGCGTTCGACGCGGCCGGGCTGGTGCGCGGACGGCGGCGGTCGGGGTCGCTGACCGTCGTCACCGCCGACGAGGCGGTGATCGACGCCGATGCGCCGTCGGTGTCCGTGGGCATCGACGGCGAGGCCGTGACCATGCCCACGCCGGTGCGGTGCACGATCCGGCCCGGCGTCCTGCGGGTCCGGGTGCCGCGCAGGCGCCCCGGCGCCGGCTCGCCCCGGCCCGAGCTGGACTGGGTCCGGCTGCGCCGGCTGGCCCTGCCCGCCGGCCGGGCGTGA